The region GTGACGAACTGACATACTCCATAGTCGGAGCTATCCTTTCCTATGACTTGTGAACTTGTGCGTCAGCAAGGGTCGCACCTTTGTTCTAATAGTGCTGAGTTTGTTAGCTGTAGTAGCACGGTTTAAGGCGCACTTGGAGTAAATAGGGACTCGAGTGGCACCGCTAGAATTGCGTGTCGGCCCGAACTATCTCGTAGTCCCGTGCGCACATTCGGCTAATTTTCGTAGTGTCCGAAATAACGTAGCTCTTCACGCAGTCTACGTTGGCTGATCGGGGTGCAAATCAAAACGCAGTCGCCGGGCTTGTATTTCACAAAGCGTCGTCGAAGACTGTGGCGTCGGCGGTCCGTCCATGGCTGGTGCTTGATGTGTAGGCGGGCAAGTTGCGATTCTGCGGTGTGCTGCATAAAGTTGGCAGCGTCCAGATTCTCTTCTCTTCGGTGGTGACACGCCGTAGCATGGCGTTGAAAGCTGCTGTTGGGTTCCTAGCGTGAACTAGCACGAATGGCGCGATATGCATTTTTACTTGCACTGTAGTGTTGTAGGCGAAGGCTCCGTGCGGGAGGGTGGCATCCCACTTCTGGTGTTGGACGTCCGTGCGCATCCCACTCGGCGTTATCATGCACCCTCCAGCTGCCTACATCGAGAAGCATGTCGACGTTGGCTGTTCGTGGTCTTGGGTTAGTTTCTTTGCGACGTCGGGTGATGGCTGCATCGCATTGTGCCGCTATTACGTGGCGTCGTGTGGTCTTCAGGCGGCGTATATTTTCCTTCGGAGCGTCGTCGAAATGGCAGAGCGGCATTGCATCATCATGGAGCTTGATCATGCGTTGGCGCTGGAGGATCTTCAGTATTTCAACAAGCAGCATCCGCACCTCCATCTTTTGccgtttttagtttttttttgcaaattgttTCACAGACCAGCCACGGATTGGGCCAGTGTACTGTAGCGCTGCAGTGACAGGTTCTGCATTGGCGACAGCGATGAGGAATATCGTCGGAGTCTCCACTGAGTTACAGCCAAACAGACAGCGCTTCGATCACTGTTCGCCGACGTCGGCgtcgacaccgaaaacgttcacgAAACTCCGCAACTGCAGATAGGAACACACCATCTTTCGTCGGAAGGATTGCTGTATGAACGTATAGTGCCACGAAGACAGATACGAGGATAGCAAATGAAGCGGAAAGGCTTACCCGTCCTGAAGAATgacctgagctaccgagggcacaacTCATTGCTAAGTTACCTCACAACGCACCGTCTTCGATGGCTTCGGCACCTGTTGAAACAACGTcagctgatgatctccaggtcatcaacgttctgcggtcgctcatgaatGTCATTCGCGTTATACTTACCAACATAAAACCTTCGTTTGAGCAAAGCGcgctacaggtgctggacactttcaTTCCAGTACGTGCAGCTCTTGGTTGAAATCATGGATCTCCAGAAGCCGTCATTTCGTGATGAAGTCCGGAATGGGTCGAAATTTTAGTGGAATACCAGAGGACTTAAGTCCCGCATGTCGGACTTTGGGCAGTTTCTGTTCATGAATAAGTTACCTACCATcatcatctgcgagcccctatcagagaACATCTGATTATCCGGGTATGAGTGTTTCATGTCCACCACTCGCGGAGAAGGCCGGAAGATCATCGTATTCAcacgacgtgatcttacgtatggtCATCATCCAGTGCCACCGGACCAAGAAAACCAGTACGTAtgtctgacagtgaagaaaggcaagctcactttcacagcAGTTGGAGCCGCCCTTTTGCCCTCAAGTCGGCTGGACTGCGAGTGGTTACGGCGAATCACGACAGCGACTCCGGTGCCTTTGGGTATGACTGGAGATTTTAGTGCCCGCCACTATCTCTGTGGAAGGTTTAACATAAAttcgagaggcagaagattagtgttaCTTTTCTCTGAACAAGACTtctgcttgttaaatgatggaagtaCCACCTTTCAGCGTGAAACTgtctactgtagctgcctggaccacATCTTtatttcacgctccttcactagaaaggtcaggtggtttccggatattgaaacgcggagAGGTGACCAGCTATCCACTTATCTTAGGATATAAGGGTTGACGGGTGCAAAGTTAGCCTGCGTCACGCAATGTATTGACTGGCCAAGGTTCAAAGcaaattgtcgaagacggctgtcgtgatgagTTGTCCTCTCGCCTCGACGAAATCATAAAGGGTGCCCTAGAGGTTGCCATACATTCGCTTCCGAGAATTCATACaggcaccgaatacgacattaaGCTgaagaagcttcgtgcaattcgtcgccgtgatgagcgaagatacaggcgcaccaACTCTGcacatgacttgaggttggccagaagaactcagaagaaaattcagcgtcctatggacaaacttgcatcgcAAACATGGATGTCATTCTGCGACTCTTTGGACTCATGAGAAcctttgtctcacatatggaaaactGTTCGTGGtgtccgtggaacccctcagtaGCGCCACCCATTTAGGTCTTTGGCAattcaccaacaatgcagagaGAATGACGTCGCTGAagatttctgcaggaggattgcggGCGAAACTAGCCTCACTGGAATGTTGACCCTTTACCTCACCGATTTGACACGACCCCCGCATGGAAAGTCCTTTCTCAAAGCTGCActtgccttgtgcaagcgttgATCCTCAGCAGGACGCGATGGTATAACCTACCATGCCCTCTGTAATCTTGGCGAAGAGGCTCGGAAAGGgctcctgctcttgttcaacagctccATGCAGACAGGCACAgttccccaggaatggaagaccagtcgcctaattccgctgctcaagcctggcaattcacctgtagacattgcatcatacccaCCAATTGCGCTTGCCCGTTGCTTCGGAAATCTAATGGAGGGGTTTATTGTAGCACGGCTAGAATAGTACCTCGAACATTACTAGGTAtatccagatgcagtggccggtttcaggcgtggCTGTTCTTCGATAGACAGCGTTAACGGCTTGGTGACGTACGTCAAGCACCAGAAGTTCTGCAAAAgcttatctgctgccctgtttctggatgtgaaaggagcgtacgataacgtaacgcatgAAGCGATTTTCAACGctttagaggcagtaggacttgacGGCAAGGTATATTTATTGATAAATAGCTATCTACGtaagagatcctttttcgtacacACCGAagatggcccgacctcccagaattacagtaaccgtgggatgcctcagggcggagtacagagcccaacgctcttcagtctaacactcctTGGACTCTCCGACATCCTGCCAAGCACCGTCAGGCTCTCCATCTATActgacgacatttgcatttggatgTTGGTTGTGACGCGACTTGTGAAGCCACGCccgcggcttcagaaggcagccactttaacatcatcctaccttcgagaacaaggacttcatatatcatgtGCAAAGTGTGCATTGGTGGCGTTTACCAGAAAATCAGTCTCCATACGTGAAACCCTTCGACCGAAAGCTGATCCCGTACAGCATGACTCAGATTTTTGGGTGTGGTCATTGACAGAAATCGCttctggacccctcatgtgaattatgtgaggAAACGCCCGACAGAAATTTGCCAATGTTTAGCTTAGTAGCAGGAAAGACATGGGGCGTGCCAATGcaatctatgctgcaactgtacaggaccGTCTTTATGAGATTGCTGTGGCACAGCCTACCGGCCAGGTcaaacacctgcagaactaacctgaatataatccaaagcatccaaatCCAAGCCCTCAAGATGTGCCTTGTTTCatcgcggagtgcgtcaacgatgCAAGTTATTGCAGTCGTCCAAGAGGGCAATCTTAGAACGCAAATTACCATTGAAACAAGGCATGTTGCCATAAGACACTTCacccggaaccctacccaccatctggcaagtctcccagtagatgggccacacacgacattcagtgcgactgtcttggTGAACCGTGCCTCTATCAGGTCAGGATACACACCTGCGCAAGACATTCCATTCCGCCATGGTGTGTGCGCCCCACTCAAGTAAACCTTACAATCACTGGAGTTCAGAAGAAGTCGGAGTTGCCGTcatcagcactcaagcaactaactttacttatcttgtacgagaaatacagcgactgcacataCGTCTATGCTGAtagatcaactacatcaaccagttccggtggcgctgtagttataccaacaatgagaataacccagcagttcaagacttcccatgtcactacgtctacagctgccgAGCTTGCCGCTCTCCGCGATTCGCTTCCAAGGCCGGCCTTggaatgtgtgcagtcgtttctccaaCATTacctcacgatcagctcacgtgtgaaatcttgtccatcacttaagaaaggccatgatatctcttttcaatggataccaggtcattgcggtatcataggaaatgatgacaccgataaggcagctcggacgtgaaactgagaccgctgcgtccccattcctctctcaaggaccgacgccttgagacaacttcgcattctagcgcgcacgatctccttagcagagtggaataccgcacatacaaggcacACATGACAGACTAAACAGTCTAAACTTGTCGCTGCAACTAAGACCTCCGGCCGGTCTGCACCgccgcgaagcgtctcttctgtgtcggttgtggcttggagtgctttcacgaatgcctactgagcactaattggaatgactgatagtccTTAATGtaatgtttgcggatgcgaggagaacactgaccactTATTCTGCCATTTGTCCCCAATTTCAGGCACACAGAATCTGTGTCTAACACaatgaggaaattagatgatcgtcatatgagtgaacagacagtactagagcacggtgcccaccgatcatcggctcagaaggcacttttgtgtttcctcagaacgtctggtttgcgcgagcggcttaacacaagtactgtccgtacacgccTCTAcacctctctcccttctctcttcccCTGCCCCCTTAccctagcgtagggtagccaaccagactcttgactggttaacatccctgccttcgtacatttctctctctctctcttcgcgacGGTGTTGGCCAGCTTGCGAATTAAATCCGGCGTGAAGCAGTTGCTTCCAACCACGCACGAGGAAACACGTTTTCTTCCGAGACATGACCGGGTCGACGTAAAGAGGGTTCATCTCTTCTGTAATAATCGCGAtattctcgttcggtagctgcacgcAGGTTTCAAGCAGAACTTCGGCTCGCTCCTTGCGCACGACTCTCGTGCATGCTTGTAGGAAGACGCTTCGAAACAGCTCCCGCACTTTTAAGCTGAACTTTCGGTTCTGGAACCAGGTCCAGGTGGTGTCTTTCAATGAGATATAGTCATGCCGTAGCTTATCGTCACAGTTTCAATTATTAAATGTAGGGCGTaggtttccagccagctttccagAACTTGATATGATCTACGGAAGATGGGTGGCTCCCTTTGTTTTTGCATAACAATCGTTGTAGGCGACATAGGGTGTTTCAGTGCGACTGCTCACAGGGCCACGGTATTCCTAGTTTTCTCGGGCACACGTCCGTTTTATTGCGGTAGTTGTAGCTTGCGGCTAGGTCACTGACCCATGGCGACGTTTACACAGTTTACACGGCTTGCATGGTGTATGCGGTAACGAAGAAGCTTGTGTACGAGATGTCGCGTTGTAGTGGCAGTGAAGAACAGAAAGAACCGTGTGCCCCGAAatactctttattgggcgaacgtgaACCCACAAAACAAGTTGCACTCGGACAGAAAGATAGTTATGGGCACAAGCGTCGATCACCCAACAAGAGATTTACGGCTAACGAACGTCGCATGAATCATCGAAGATTCCAGCGCAATCCTTGGTGCTTGCATGCCTTCCAGAATGCAGGACTGTATCAGCGTCGCGCGTGCAATCTGATTATACAAGGTTTGACTAGAacgtagaaaaaaatatataatcaaCAAGAAACCTCGAGAATCAtctgatgcatgcaggcgcgtcatgcACTGAGTGGTAACCGGCGATTGTAAGCCGGTGAAGCGCATTCACAAGAAGATGTGCAAGTGCGCGTGTCAATATGCCTAAAACCTGCATCTCACATTTCCTGTCATTGCTCGCGCAGATGCGTTTGTCACACGTCACTAAAAAAATTCCACAACTCTAAATACAGAACAGTGGGAGTCATAACAGACGTCTTCCAAGTGTATGAAGGACTGCCCTTGAAAACATGAAGCCGCCACAATAAAACAAGTAAAATTTTCGTAGTGCGAGAACACGTAATCTCCAAATTATTTCAATCTAATAGTCTCACGTCATCAGCTTAGTTTATGGTTTCCAAGAAAGATTTTAGGTATGAATACAAGAGCCAAGAGAACCAAAACAGTCAATACATTGGACAAATTTTAAACGAAATAAATTTTTGCAAGCGCTGGATGCGTCTATACATTGTCGTAAAACCGGACTCTGGAAGGCAGCAGGGCTTAAGTTCCTTAATGACAGTTTACTTGACAGATTACTTTTCAGTGAGGGATGTTCCCTTCTGACCACACTGCAAAATAATTAAGCAGAGGGTCCATTAGAGCTTGCTTACTAGTACATTTCAAAACACTTGCAAAAAAATCTAATGGAACGGGGAGTCAAGGATCTTGTGCGGCCGTCTCGACCTTCTACTTACACAAAACACAAGCTTGCAGCCCATCAAGATTTGTCTTGAAATAAATGTGCTAAAGCTGCTTTCGCGAATGACACATGTAGTTGTGCGAACAGTAAGCGCTGGCCAGGACCTGCAATATACTTCCACCTTGAAGCACCCCAAATACTCCTGGCGACGACGTTTTGTCTCGTAATTTTGAAAAACCAGATGGCATCGATCACATCATGCATTTTACTAGACAGTTTTAAATGTAAAAAGAAGCCGGCCTTTGCACAGGTACGTTTGGTTAGTTTCTCACTCCTGTGAAAGTGTGTCAGCGTTGTTTCCCAGCAATACTTCACTGTCACGTTGTTATGCAAAAGCCGTGGGTGATTTACTTGCGTGCTAGTGAGAATATTACGGCTGCCCATCCCTATGTGTCACGAGGTGCGCAGTTAGTCTAACTTCGTCTCCAAATGAATCTCCGCATAAGTAGCAAGTATTATTCTGGCACAGGTATCCGTCAAGGGTTTCTTTCTCGGTGTAGTGATATGACCCAGACAGTGTTTTGTCCCCGTGTATGCTTTGGCGGTGATGACTGAGACGTGAGTTGTCTAAAAACGATTCATTACATAATTTGCAAACGAAAGCTCTGTCACTACAAGGGATGTTGAGATGACGCCTGAGTTCTTGTTTTGTTTCAAGTGGTGTAGTAGATTTGGGGCATACATTGGGCCTCTCGTCCGTGTGAGCGTACTGGTACCTACAGAGATCCGTCATCCGCACGAGTGATTTACTAAATGCTTCGCAAGTGTACGGTTTCTCGCCTGCATGTGTGGGCTTATGGTCATTTAGATGAGAAGACTGGCGGAACACTATTACAAATATCGCATTAATGGGGTTTCTCGGCTGTATGCGTGCGCTTATGTTTATTTAGATGACTAGACTGGGTGAACGCTTTATTACAAATATCGCATTTGTGCGGTTTCTCGCCTGTATGCGTGCGCCTATGTTCATTTAGATGACTAGACTGGGTGAACGCTTTATTACAAATATCGCATTTGTGGGGTTTCTCGCCTGTATGAGTGCGCTTATGTTTAGTTAGATGAGCAGACTGGTTGAACTCTCTATTACAAATATCGCATTTGTGAGGTTTCTCGCCCGTGTGCGTGCGGCTATGTAGAGTCAGATTATAAGCCTGGCCGAATGATTTGCCACACGTTTCGCACTTGTGTTGTTTGCCTGTTGTGTTCCGGCAGTGTTTTACGAACTTCGAATTCTTTACAGACGTTAGTTCGGATGCTTTGAAAATGTGGGCGGCATCGCCCGTGTCTCCGTCGGCATGCCCATGTGAGGCATCCTGTTTGCTCGAAACATTGCCAGTAAAATCGCAGAATTCTCGCCCTCCCCTTCCTCCAGTTCCAGTAGCGTTCCTGCAAGTAGAAGGACAATGAAGCTGAATATGGGCCACTCTAATTACGGGACGACAAAACACATTTTTCGGCATTGAAAGTTCGACAGACTAAATCGCGCGTTTATAGCAAGGCTATTTGCACAACCTGAGCGCGATGTCGCAGCAAAGGTCCAGAAACGCGCCCTCCGATGTGAGTCGTTTGGCACAGAAACAGACCGTATTACCTGAGCTAAAACAGACTTCCTTTTTGTAGGACCCCTCGTACCTCAGGAAGAGTAACATAATTGGAAATGCTTCAACTGCGTACTATACTATTCACGTTATCTCTAACAAATACAGGAGGTGGTAGACGGATTGAATCCTTGGATATATGTCATAACTCAATACATACATACTAAATACATGTCGAGTAATGTGAAATATTTCGATGTTTTAACGCAGAATCCATAAAATCTGCCACTGAAGAAGTTTTTTAAAGATCATGTTGTGCAAATATACAGTACAACGCTCACTGCAACGTTTGTCAATCTAACATAGAAACCtgtatttctttctcttgattccATGTCAATGACATTTGCTGCGTTAATTTCATGAAGTTTGCATGCGTGGAGCTTCGGCATTGTAGGTGCGTCATCGTCTCTACCGTTTAgggcagaaatgaaaaaaaaagtccggACAGAAAAGGACACATGCACAATTGCCTAGTTTATGCTTTCTCTCCAgtgtatatttttttaattactgCTCTATATGCACTGGACGGCATTGTCTGGTGTATGGCTGCTAGTATGCTATTTTTTTGTTTACCTTTATTTATTCTTGTTATTCTTTCCTTAGATCCTGTGCTAATGGGTCCTGTACATGCCAGCGCCATATTGTCTGAACTGCAGATGACATTTGGCAATTCAGGGAACAACACTTCCATCCGTCGCACAAGTTCGTCAGTGCAAGTATAACTGAGTCATAGACAACGTTTCGTGTCGTTTCAGTGAGTTGCTCCATCGAAAGGAATTCATACAAAAGCATGGCTCACCAGGCGTCGTTTCCAAAAATGTTCGATCGTTCCTCCATGTGGGCGTAGCTTGTACTGGCGACTGGGCTGCTGCTATAGACCAGATGTGTGAAAGAAGTGCTCCCGGTTTCTGTGTTGTGCGTATGTCCTGAAAGCAGAGGTGCCGATTTGACATAGTGCGACAACTAGGCTGGAGAATTCCGTGATAGGAACGCGCAGGAAGCACTGCGGCCGTCTGAAATAATTTTCTAAATTGAAACAACAAAAGTGGGAACGTACGACGGGATGTTACAAAAACGACACGCATATGTTTCGGGAGTTGTTGATTGCTGTATTCATTCTTGTCTTTTCTGCCTTGACCGGAGCTTGGTTGACCTGGCAATGGCTGATATTTGTTCACTCGCTTCTTGTCACGCTTTGATAATGGTTGTGCTCTGCGATAAGCGAGTCAGCGCCAGACGCCGGTGCTGCATGTCCTACGACAAAAGGTGACATAGAAGTGCATGTACGCAACAATCGCTGCGTACCTGAATAGTTAACCCTGAAAAGCGATGAATGGTTCACGAAAGAGAAAGTTGTCATTCATTACTATGAAACCTGGACATCTTCGCGAATTTTTTCGGTGATCCTCATATCAGCGCTgagacaaagaacatttacattaGCAGAGCAAGATCATTAAGGTACGAGCGGATTCATGCTGGCTTGGCTTTCAGAGGGTAAGGGCTGCATATTGGATGAGGCAAAGCATATTTAGCACAAAAATGACTTAACCAAAGCAAGAAAAGGTTAGATCAGCCGAGAACTGAAAGATGTATGAATGACACTTACTCAACCATAATTCAGACAGCGGTGATGCAGTTAACATTGTTGGCATGTTAAAGgtgccctggtggtcaaaataaatccacAGTCCGCTACTACGATGCGCTTCATAATAAAATAACGGTTTCGACGCCTAGAAtaccagaattcattcattcatactgtTGAAATGCATTGCGTGCGATATCAAAAGTTAGCTTGCTCAATCACCTTGACGGCAAGGCATGGTATACCAGTGACCGAAAACATTCCCGCACCTACCGCAGTCGGTGTATGTGCTATCAGCCAGGTGGTATTGCGTGTTCGCTTTGTCAACACGGGTTGTCTCAGGAATTCTGCAACACAAGACAGATATTCACATGAACACTGAGGCAATAGTGGTTGGACAAAGATTGTagcggaagccaacgtttcgactagGGGACAGAACAGACGATGAGAAGGTTCTGTGTGGAAACGTTTGCGTCCAAAATCCTTAAGGCGCACAGGCATATTGTACTGAAACAATTTAGCGCCATCTATGATTTCGGAATGAAAGAGGTCCCGTACCATTATAGACGCTGTCTTTGCGGAAAGGCGAAGCTATTACATCTATGATATATTAAAACAATAACGAAAGTAAGGTTAGTATTTCGACAGTGTATATTCCAAGACAAGCTCACGTATTATCTAAATCAGTGTTATACCACGTGCCCAATGACACGCATAACACGTAATTTAATGACCTCTAAAATGCCCGGTCAAAACGATAGCGTGATGAGGAGGGCCGGCGAAGGATACTGTAGGTGCTTGTGCCAGTGTGAACGTTCCCTGATGCTTCCACTCTTTACAAGAGGTTTCTACTGCACAGGTCAAGACAGCAGGAAGACATTGCGTACCAAGGCGTCAGATTTTTCTGCTTGCCGTCTCATGGTCTTCGAAGCGTCCTGGCTTTCAAAAAACGATGCCGATCCTAAGTCTCAATATCCCGCATTTCCATGCATGGAATACAAAGGCGCAGTGGAAATTTTTCTTCTACATACTGTGCTAAAAACCGATGCGGCACCTGTATTTGCAAGGCATAGAGAATGTTATGTCTTAAGCGCCGACCGCGATTTGTATCTCGCTACAATAGTCGATTTAAACTTACGCCTACGGGAACACTGGTCGACGCATTCGCTTTTAGGGCTATGTATATTTTGTGAATGTGTGCCGCAAGGTATAGACTGTATGATTTATGTCGGAAAGTCATGTCAAGGCCGCCGCTTTTGTTCACAGTGCACGGGAACCCTCTTTGCATAAAGTAAGGGAACTGCCGCAGTGTGTACCGAGTCACATCAGCAGCACGGAAGCCAAATTATATTCCGTGGCATGCAGCAAATAGCCAAGTATCTATCATCGGCCGTTCATCCCTCACCTGAAACGTGAGAGGCTATTCGGCCGAAGATCTCACACACTTGCGAACCAACACAGTTACGCTGGCTATTGAACGATTGTTAATGACGAACTAATGTACACCCATCTTGCCATCTCGGAAACTGAAGCCTCGTTTGTCAACATGTCCCAACCTACCTGCCAAGGCTTGTTCTGCCGCTCTTCGGCGAGCTTATTCTTTATTGCAACAACAAGTATATGGACATCCCAGACGCAGttatgccgtcggcgtcaccatcGCCGTGACGTTCTgtataaattccaagggcgatacTATGGTATGCGCTCCCACAACGCTGTGTGTGCGATTGTAAGCGCGCGTTTATTTAAATGGTCACGCACATCTTTGACATCACACTAATGGCTTTAATGGGCGAATAATGGACGCGCAAGCCTTTGAGGAATTTATGAATGGGGCATACATGTGCAATTATAAAATATTACGTGGACGTGAACCGAACTGCCAATTCAGCGCAGCATGACTAAGCGAATCTGTGAAACAATCGCGAACGCGCGCTCGAAGGCGAAAAGCAGAGCGGAGAGCAAGTGTGCTTGGTCAGCATTTCCCGCTTCATGTTTTCATGTGTTCATTTTTGTGGGGAAGTCTTACACTGATAATTGCATAACGCGACGTTTTGGTGTGAAGTTCTTGAACACAGGCGAAATCGAGACGAGCATATTGATGTAGCTGTTACCATTTATTTCTTACCTTCTCTGTGGAAAGAATGAAGGAATGGCGAATTCTGGGCAAACTGTGTGGACTGGACTGGTCAGGGTGCTTGCACTTTACACAAGCACTGCAACTTGTCGTATTATAGGTACAAGACTCGCTTGCTCAGTATTCCTAGTAGTTGACATATCATAGCTACGTATCAATCAGGGTGAGAACTTCCCCCAATAATTCATGTTCTCTTACTGAGATATGTGCGGCTAAGCAACTCATTCAATAGCCGTTACCTAATAACTTTCCTCTTATGGCCTTGGAAGCGTTTGGTGAAGGGAGTgacaataaaattaaaaaaaaacagaattctggggtttttatGCACCGAAACTACGATCTCATTATGTTGCAGGCTGTATTGTGAGAGCGCGGAGTAATTTCGACCGCTTCGCTTATTACCAGCGCACTTATGCTACATTGCCTCGGTACACTTACACATCCTCTGTGTCATCGTACGCGCTTTCTTTTAGATGAACATCTCGTTCCTCACTATGTTCATCTcatctcattatgaggcaagccTTAGTGTGGAAGTACGGAATACTTTCGGCCACTTTTCTTACTGCATGCGTACCCACCGTACACGGCCCCGGTAAACATAGATATGCTGCGTTTCATTTTGACATCTCTTAGATGAACATCTTCCTCTTCATTATGTCCATATATTTCACAGGGGGAGTGAGTCCCTAAGGTAACCATCCTGAACGCGTGCCTTCAGGTCTAAAAGGAGTAACAtactgactgttttttttttgctctgtccGTGTCCAGTCGCGCTCTTACAACTATTACGTATGTCATGTCAAGCTCCGCATGCCGAACACTCAAAACTGCTGATGCAGCGCCTGTTTCAGGCAACAGAGCTGGCCCTTACCGGGAGAAATTAGCAAGTACAGTCATGATTTTTCCCCGGGTAGCCATCCCTCTTGTCactgagtttctttggaattaaAATTTTCTAGATGTGGGCTCACCTGGCGCCGCCTTCTGTAATGGCAGGTGCTTGCTCCATGCCTGTGCGGCTTGTGCTGGGCATTGCGTGATCAATGCTGGTGCTGGACCCCAGGTGCAGGTAACTCGTGTTGCCATTGTCAGTCACACCTGTACGGTACAAAAGTACAGCAAAGGTCTTCATTCCCCGCTTTGCAAGGGCAATTCATAGGAAATGAATGCTTCAGTATTATCGACGGTGTGAGGCAAGAAGGTTTAGTTGTGGGGGAACCCTACTGCAGGGATACCGGAGTCTATGCTTTTTCCATATATAACTATGTCTTGAATCGACGCAAGAACTTCGTGCTCAGCGATGGGGATACCGAGGACGAGCTTAATTCTTCTAAAGATTATCACGCTCTATCTCCTATCGCGGACACAATAGGACAGTGTTCGAAGGAAAATAGGACATGTCGATTTCTTGTGCGTGCAACCCTTGACCCACCATAATTGCTGGATTATCTAGATATAGGCGCATTAAATACATGGTGGAGTTCTTTCCTTTTGCTAAACCATTACGAGAACTACACCTAACGCGTTACAGAGGAGGACAAAGCAAAATTAAGAGGGCACATTTCTACAGAGGAAATAATTTTTTAAGCCTGATCAGAGATTCTTGACCTCCTATGACACATGTGTCACGACGTACTCGCCTTTCAGAAACTGGGTATCCGAACCCCATTTGG is a window of Dermacentor albipictus isolate Rhodes 1998 colony unplaced genomic scaffold, USDA_Dalb.pri_finalv2 scaffold_14, whole genome shotgun sequence DNA encoding:
- the LOC135905849 gene encoding zinc finger protein 227-like isoform X2, which produces MGGNHTCFCHETDASAPEAPKQPWLKKVTVDTRLLRLTSTTKQCRAQARNSSKALRALQTVALRHTHLTESGIASAQPAEFRSSVEYAQTSTSRAGMEEASVIPGNIASISGDAWRYQWNTHQRPITDGTYNVDGVTDNGNTSYLHLGSSTSIDHAMPSTSRTGMEQAPAITEGGARIPETTRVDKANTQYHLADSTYTDCGRCGNVFGHWYTMPCRQGHTHNTETGSTSFTHLVYSSSPVASTSYAHMEERSNIFGNDAWNATGTGGRGGREFCDFTGNVSSKQDASHGHADGDTGDAAHIFKASELTSVKNSKFVKHCRNTTGKQHKCETCGKSFGQAYNLTLHSRTHTGEKPHKCDICNREFNQSAHLTKHKRTHTGEKPHKCDICNKAFTQSSHLNEHRRTHTGEKPHKCDICNKAFTQSSHLNKHKRTHTAEKPH
- the LOC135905849 gene encoding zinc finger protein 227-like isoform X3, translated to MPLVFSFTGEVTSSASRNDTQGASSTLGTYTTICDDSFEDLWNAMNSHNDATDVTGHTHLTESGIASAQPAEFRSSVEYAQTSTSRAGMEEASVIPGNIASISGDAWRYQWNTHQRPITDGTYNVDGVTDNGNTSYLHLGSSTSIDHAMPSTSRTGMEQAPAITEGGARIPETTRVDKANTQYHLADSTYTDCGRCGNVFGHWYTMPCRQGHTHNTETGSTSFTHLVYSSSPVASTSYAHMEERSNIFGNDAWNATGTGGRGGREFCDFTGNVSSKQDASHGHADGDTGDAAHIFKASELTSVKNSKFVKHCRNTTGKQHKCETCGKSFGQAYNLTLHSRTHTGEKPHKCDICNREFNQSAHLTKHKRTHTGEKPHKCDICNKAFTQSSHLNEHRRTHTGEKPHKCDICNKAFTQSSHLNKHKRTHTAEKPH
- the LOC135905849 gene encoding zinc finger protein 227-like isoform X5 encodes the protein MNSHNDATDVTGHTHLTESGIASAQPAEFRSSVEYAQTSTSRAGMEEASVIPGNIASISGDAWRYQWNTHQRPITDGTYNVDGVTDNGNTSYLHLGSSTSIDHAMPSTSRTGMEQAPAITEGGARIPETTRVDKANTQYHLADSTYTDCGRCGNVFGHWYTMPCRQGHTHNTETGSTSFTHLVYSSSPVASTSYAHMEERSNIFGNDAWNATGTGGRGGREFCDFTGNVSSKQDASHGHADGDTGDAAHIFKASELTSVKNSKFVKHCRNTTGKQHKCETCGKSFGQAYNLTLHSRTHTGEKPHKCDICNREFNQSAHLTKHKRTHTGEKPHKCDICNKAFTQSSHLNEHRRTHTGEKPHKCDICNKAFTQSSHLNKHKRTHTAEKPH